Genomic segment of Thermoleophilia bacterium:
TCCGCTTGTAATTCACCGCGTGGACAGGCCAATCTTCCACTTTTCCTCCGGACCCGGTTCGACATACCAGCAGGAACTAAGACCGTGAGCGATCAGCAGGAGCTAAGGGCGTGAGCGAGTATGCGGGTGCGCGGCGTCCGTTCTCTGAGCCCGTTAAGGATCTTCGCCGTGTGATGGATGTCTCGGGTAAAGGCGTGATCGTCACTGGCGGTGCCAACGGCATCGGTTGGGGGATCGCGCAAGCATTTGCCGAGCGCGGAGCCAGGGTAGCTATTCTGGATGTTGAAGCAGAGACCGGGCGCGCGAGAGTAGAGGAGCTAAATCGGCTAGCCGGGGGCAGTCCAGCTGGCGCGGCGGGGGACGTGCGACACATCTTTGTGGAGTGCGACATTACTTCCCGAGCGGCCGTGGATGTCGCAGTAGAGGAAGCCGTCCGAGCACTTGGGCACATAGATGTCCTTGTGAACAACGCTGGCATCGCAGTCACAAAGCCGTTCTTGGACTTTGACCCTGATCTTTCGGATTGGCGCCGGGTGATCGAGGTCAACCTACATGGCACCGCTCTTGTCACTCATGCGGTGGCCAATTACATGCGCAGGGCCGGGCGGGGCGGACTCATCATCAACATTTCCTCGGTAGGGGGCGCAAGGTGCTCAGCGTCGAAAGAGCTGCCAAATTCTGCCTATGTGGCTTCCAAGGCGGCTCTCAACCACCTCACGGCAGCCTGGGCCATTGAATTTGCGGAGTACGGCATTCGGGTGAACGCAATCATGCCCGGTCCCACCCACTCGCGGCTGGATGCTCAGCTTACCCCGGAGTATATGGAAAAGATTGCCGATGGGATCCTGGATGGTCGCTGGGGCGAGCCCCTGGAGATTGGGGCGCTTTGCGTGTTTATGGCCTCGGCAGAGGGGGCGCACTTAAACGGGGTGGTGATTCCTCACGACGGGGGCTTTCTCTGCGTGCACTAGTCTCCTCGGGCCTCTTCCAGTGCCTCCTCTAGGAATAGTTCTGCGCGCAGCAGATCCCGCTCGTCGGGGCGGTGCCTGATGTCTCCGTGGTAGGTGTGCGGCGTGGGATGGTCAAGATAGCGGCCGGGACAGCAAAAGCGGCCTACGCACTTAAACCCCAGATGCTCTACCTCCAGCTCAAGCAGAGCTAAGCTGGGCTGAGCTTCTTTCGGGCCAAACTCATATCCGCTGTAGGTGACGAAGACTACAGCCCGGGGCGCATCAGGGGGAATGGTGATCCGCTTGTGCCGTTCAAGCAGGCTGGGATCTTTCGCCGGAGGAGTGATGGGAGGCATGGGCCGGGTAATGTAGGGGATGGTTTCGCCCCTAAAGTAAAGCGCCACCCGCGGGTCGGTTCCGAGGCGAAGACGTCGCAAGAGGTTGAGGATCTCGTTGTAAGGCAGGTGAGACCTGATCCCCGAACCCACGCAGAGAAAGTCGTAGCTGGGGAGGTTGATCTCAAGATCGAGGATATCCTCTTCTTTTCTTCTGATCTTCTGTAGATCACACTGCCAGCCATATCGCTCAAACGTTTGCTTGAATCGAAGGGCAACTTTCTCCGTATTTCCCGTGTAAGAGGAGTATAGGATTAGGGCACGCTGTACTCTGGCGGCCTCGGGTCCAGCTTGCCGCGTCTCGGCTGTCCGCTTGTTGTTCATGGCTCTTGCCTCCTTTTTCTACTCCGTTTTTCTGCATCCTAAACATTGTTCCTTTGCGCAATTGATTAAGCCTGGTTGCGCTGCTAGTTTGGTAAGAAGGAGATTGACATGAGGCGCGTCTAGTCTGACCGGCTGACCGCTTCTGCTCGGCGAGGAAGAGTTGCATGGCAACTAGGGAAAGGACGATACAAGATGGTTGAAATCCCCAAGACCTGCAAAGCAGCCGTTCTTGTGGAGTACGGCAAACCTCTTGAGATATGGGATGTGGATATACCGGAGGTGGAACCAGGGGCCATCCTCGTGAAGGTTGAGGTGGCCGGGATCTGCGGCACCGATGTGCATCAGCAAAAAGGTGAGCTCACCATTAAGTCGCCCCTGCCAAACATCCAGGGGCACGAAACTATTGGCCGCATCGTGAAGCTGGGCACTGGCCGGGTAAAGGATGCGGCAGGTGAGGAGCTCAAAGTAGGCGATCGGATCATGTGGGCTCACGCCGACTGCGGTGAGTGCTACTGGTGCCAGATTGCTCGCGACCCTGTGCTTTGCGCGCGTCGCTCGGGGTATGGGTGGGCGCCGCCCAGCGCTTTGCGGGGTGGATTTGCTGAGTACGAGTATGTGACTCCCAGTACCAACGTGGTTAAGGTGCCCGACGATCTTACCGAAGAAGAGGCCATCGGGGTCGGCTGTGCGTTTCGCACGGTAGTGGCCGGCTACGAAAGATTCGGCAAGGTGCCTTTCATGAGCGACGTAGTTATTCAGGGCTCGGGGCCGGTGGGGCTTTACTCCGCCGTTGTGGCGCGGGAGAGCGGCGCCCGAAAGGTGATTGTGGTTGGGGCGCCCGCCAACCGCTTGGAGCTGGCCAAGCAGTGGGGGGCCGACGAGGTCATAAGCATCGAGGAACATCCCGATGCCAACGAACGCAAAGAAATTATTCTCAGTCTCACTCAGGGCCGCGGCCCCGAGGTAGTGGTGGAAGCCTCAGGCTATCCACCTGCGGTAGCCGAGGGGCTCGATATGATTCAGAAAGGGGGCCGCTACCTGATTTTGGGCCAGACTTCGGCGGCTGTTACTCCTATTATGCCCAGCATTATCAATCAGAAGGCACTCACCATAGTTGGCTCGGTGTCGGCGGCTATTCCCCATTTCTACAAAGCGCTTCAGTTCATCAAAACGCATCGCCATAAGTACCCGTTTGCCGCCATTGTGAGCGGTAGATATCGCCTAGAGGAGGTAAACGAGGCTCTAGCCAATATGGCAGCGGGAAAGGAAATCAAGCCGATCATCGATAACCGCGGCCGCTAGGCCGCGCCGGACAGTCGCTAGGTCATGTAGCGCAGCAGGCGGGACATGGCGCGGCCTAGCGGCCTCCCACGCTAGACCTTACCCGGCGAAAGGAGGAGTTGGTGGCCTTTAAACCATTCTTACGGCCCAACCGAGTCTTGGCCATGCTCGAAAAAGGTGAGACTCCTTTGGGTATGCAGATGTACACCCACGACCCCGATCTGGTGGAGATTGTGGGATATGCTGGCTTTGACTTTGTCATGCTCGACATGGAGCACAACCGGACCAATCCTGAAACCATGGTGGCTCTTATCCGAGCGGCCGAGGCTTCGGGCGCCACTCCTTTGGTAAGAGTGCCGGCTAACGACCCACATTTGATCCGCGCAGCGGTAGAGTCCGGCGCCCAGGGGATTTTTGTGCCGCATGTGAAAACTGCAGCCGAGGCTAAAGCGGCCATGGAAGCTATGCGCTACCCGCCCGAAGGTCGCTGCGGGATTTGCCCGGCCATTCGCGCCGCCGGCTATGCGCAGGAATACTGGGAAGAGTATATGGCGCAGGCTAACCGGCAGATCATGTTTATTCCCCTGCTTGAGGATGTGGAGGGGATAGAAAACGCAGAAGAAATCATTTCTTTGCTTAAGCCGGGACGAGACGGCGTGGGGCTTGGCCTGGCCGACATCGCCTGTTCTTTGATCAAAGAGCCGGGGGAGAGGGTACAGTGGCAACACCCCTACCTAAAGGAAGCAAGTGCGAAGGTGCGGGCTATCTGCGAGGCAAGGGGTATTCCTATCGTAGGTATGGCCTGGCCGACGCCGGACAGGGCGGGAGTTGAAGCAGCAAAGGCAAATGGCACCAAAGTGATCTTGTTCCATCCTGACTCGCATTTTTGGTATCAGGTTTGCCGGAACATCATTAGGGAAGTACGGGGCGAATAGAGCGGGCCTGGGAAGCCAAAGGTTCTCCAAGAAGGGCAGGAATGATGAGTGCGCCCGGAAAAATTCGGCTGTACCTTCTTGAAGGTGGAAAAGCGCATCTGCCGGAGCGAAGCCATCTAACTCCCGATCGCAACTTTGGGCAGCCGGTTACTATCCCCATCCTCATGGCCGTAATTGACCATCCCCAGGGCTTGGTTTTGGTGGACACAGGATTGGACGTGGACAACGTGAACGATCCGTTCCTGGAGGCGCGGCCGGACCAGCGGGTTGACCGTCAGCTTTGCGCTCTCGGCTACCAGCCTTCGCAGGTAAGGTACGTGATTCTCACTCACCTGCATCTTGACCACATGGGCTGCGCGTATCTCTTTCCCGATGCCACGTTTGTGGTGAGGAGGGCGGAGCTGCGCGCGGCCTGGTGGCCGGACGCCCATGACGGCGGATACAAGTTCGAGAGTCTGCTTCCAATAAGGAGCCTTGATTATCTGCAGCTTCCGGACGAGGGCGAATTTGATCTTTTTGGAGATGGAGCCGTGGTGTGCTTTGACACCCGTGGGCATACAGAAGGGCACCAATCGGTCAAAGTGACCTTGTCCCAAAGCGGCGTGGTCGTTTTGACGGGCGATGCGGTCCAGGTGAGGGAAAATCTCACCGCCAAAGTGCCCCCGGGATTAGGTTGGAATAGCCAGCTTGCACTAGAGTCCATGGAGAAACTTCGCCTGCTTGAGGCACAGGGTGCTCTTCTGGTTCTGGGCCACGAGCTCGGCCAGCTCGAGATGTTGAAGCTGGCTCCGGACTGGTATGAGTAGGATATGGTCCGAGAGGCGGGGATGCGTTTAGGCGATAGGTTTGGGCAATACGCTTAAGCGATGCGTCTTATAGCGGACTAAGCGTGTCCTGGGATTTTGCTTTCTTGTTTTGGGCGGTCTCGCAGCAAAGACGCCAATGTAGAGGCTAGAGCAAACCCTGTGCCCACCACCATAGCTAGCCGGTAGCCAGCTGCAAAAGCCTCGGCATTCTCTATACCAGCTCTTGCACCCAGGAGGATTACCCGACCTCCCTCGGGACCTAGTTTGGAAGCAGCTATGGCTCCCAGGATGGCGATGGAGACCCCCATGCCGCAAAAGCGAGAGGTGGTAAACATGCCCGAGGCCACACCTAGCCTTGACCGGTCAACAGACCCCATAATGGCGGAGAAATTCGGCGTGCTAAAAACGCCGATTCCTAGTCCTAGCGTGCCAAGTGCTACAAGCACCTGCCATATTGGGGCGTCCAGCTTAAGCAGGGCAAGCTGTGCGGTGCCGGCGGCCATTATCAAGGTGCCGGCCGCCGAAAGTCCCCTGGTGCCTAGCCTATCCGAAAGGCGTCCAGCTGCCGGGGTGACTAAGGTCATGATTACCGGCTGTATCAATAGGACAAAGCCAGCTAGCTGGGCGGACCTACCTTGCACTACCTGCAGAAAGACGGCGGTGAATATGGTCACCCCGTACACAGCGGCCATGTACAAAAAAGAAGCGGCATTAGCTCCGGTGAACACACGGCTTCTCGCAAACAAGGCAAGGTCAATGATCGGATCTCTGGCTTTTTTCTCTGCAAGCACAAAAAGCATGAGGAAGACTATCGACAGGCAGAGCGGGGCTATTGTGCGGGCCGTTCGCCATCCCCAAAGCGGAGAGAAGATCAACGGCACAAACAGCGCAGCAAGAAAGACTCCAAGAAGGGCAGCTCCTTGGAGATCGATTCCTGTATGACTTTGGTCCTGGGGTCCAAGACGACGGTCGCGGCGCTCCGCGCCCAAAAGATCCCATCCGGCGATGAGTAGGATCACGACGATAGGCGCTCTCATGTAGAAAACCCAAGGCCAACCCACGTGGCTGACTATCACGCCCCCTACCGGAGGGCCGAGTGTCTGTCCGAGGGTGGCTCCTAACATGTTAAGCCCGAGCGCGCGCCCTCGTTCCCAGGGCGGAAATACTGCGGTCACAATGGCGGCAGCCGTGGTTAGAACCATCGAGGCCCCGACTGCCTGGAAAACTCGCGCGACAATTAAAGACA
This window contains:
- a CDS encoding SDR family oxidoreductase; the encoded protein is MSEYAGARRPFSEPVKDLRRVMDVSGKGVIVTGGANGIGWGIAQAFAERGARVAILDVEAETGRARVEELNRLAGGSPAGAAGDVRHIFVECDITSRAAVDVAVEEAVRALGHIDVLVNNAGIAVTKPFLDFDPDLSDWRRVIEVNLHGTALVTHAVANYMRRAGRGGLIINISSVGGARCSASKELPNSAYVASKAALNHLTAAWAIEFAEYGIRVNAIMPGPTHSRLDAQLTPEYMEKIADGILDGRWGEPLEIGALCVFMASAEGAHLNGVVIPHDGGFLCVH
- a CDS encoding zinc-binding dehydrogenase, encoding MVEIPKTCKAAVLVEYGKPLEIWDVDIPEVEPGAILVKVEVAGICGTDVHQQKGELTIKSPLPNIQGHETIGRIVKLGTGRVKDAAGEELKVGDRIMWAHADCGECYWCQIARDPVLCARRSGYGWAPPSALRGGFAEYEYVTPSTNVVKVPDDLTEEEAIGVGCAFRTVVAGYERFGKVPFMSDVVIQGSGPVGLYSAVVARESGARKVIVVGAPANRLELAKQWGADEVISIEEHPDANERKEIILSLTQGRGPEVVVEASGYPPAVAEGLDMIQKGGRYLILGQTSAAVTPIMPSIINQKALTIVGSVSAAIPHFYKALQFIKTHRHKYPFAAIVSGRYRLEEVNEALANMAAGKEIKPIIDNRGR
- a CDS encoding aldolase/citrate lyase family protein, with the protein product MAFKPFLRPNRVLAMLEKGETPLGMQMYTHDPDLVEIVGYAGFDFVMLDMEHNRTNPETMVALIRAAEASGATPLVRVPANDPHLIRAAVESGAQGIFVPHVKTAAEAKAAMEAMRYPPEGRCGICPAIRAAGYAQEYWEEYMAQANRQIMFIPLLEDVEGIENAEEIISLLKPGRDGVGLGLADIACSLIKEPGERVQWQHPYLKEASAKVRAICEARGIPIVGMAWPTPDRAGVEAAKANGTKVILFHPDSHFWYQVCRNIIREVRGE
- a CDS encoding N-acyl homoserine lactonase family protein; the encoded protein is MMSAPGKIRLYLLEGGKAHLPERSHLTPDRNFGQPVTIPILMAVIDHPQGLVLVDTGLDVDNVNDPFLEARPDQRVDRQLCALGYQPSQVRYVILTHLHLDHMGCAYLFPDATFVVRRAELRAAWWPDAHDGGYKFESLLPIRSLDYLQLPDEGEFDLFGDGAVVCFDTRGHTEGHQSVKVTLSQSGVVVLTGDAVQVRENLTAKVPPGLGWNSQLALESMEKLRLLEAQGALLVLGHELGQLEMLKLAPDWYE
- a CDS encoding MFS transporter; this translates as MAADTGTDSGFDLPEMSRRRWRVLVIASVGVFLATLDSSILAVALPALSADLKLSFSEALWVQAAYLLVVTVLLIPVGRWAEKQGLYKIYYLGSLVFGLFSVAVALSFDGVSLIVARVFQAVGASMVLTTAAAIVTAVFPPWERGRALGLNMLGATLGQTLGPPVGGVIVSHVGWPWVFYMRAPIVVILLIAGWDLLGAERRDRRLGPQDQSHTGIDLQGAALLGVFLAALFVPLIFSPLWGWRTARTIAPLCLSIVFLMLFVLAEKKARDPIIDLALFARSRVFTGANAASFLYMAAVYGVTIFTAVFLQVVQGRSAQLAGFVLLIQPVIMTLVTPAAGRLSDRLGTRGLSAAGTLIMAAGTAQLALLKLDAPIWQVLVALGTLGLGIGVFSTPNFSAIMGSVDRSRLGVASGMFTTSRFCGMGVSIAILGAIAASKLGPEGGRVILLGARAGIENAEAFAAGYRLAMVVGTGFALASTLASLLRDRPKQESKIPGHA